From Scatophagus argus isolate fScaArg1 chromosome 10, fScaArg1.pri, whole genome shotgun sequence, a single genomic window includes:
- the slc22a15 gene encoding solute carrier family 22 member 15 translates to MDLEEAFLVVGEFGPYQKRAVAVLALTQVYMACQSMLIVLVGTTPAYQIEQEDGVPASQQELPQRVVFTEDIDTIVTEWFLIKQQAYKVSLAGSLFFAGLLVGNIVFGPLSDRIGRRPVYLTGLFFEVVFGYVTAFAPSYEVFAVSRLLVGLMNGGIGLVCFVLTQEYVGKSYWAMTGTLTSATFAVGIALFGVLGYLIQPWRILATAANSSGVLFFLLSVTLPESPRWLFSQGQTDRAEEVLRYMALRNGKAANNLTLQRTAGAKASKPEKRDAGVLQLVIHPVLRPRTVVLMYIWYACSLVYYGLTLGAGDMSGSRYVNVAMYGLVELPAYPLCVYFINKHWAGRRKSMASFLCLAGSACLCTMFIPENAGTFLNITSLALVGKLMVSAAFNIAYVYTSELYPTVIRNAGLGVCSMSCRVGGILAPFVPSMRALHTSMPFTVFCLSGLSAGCLGLLLPETLNKPAAETLEELSSPSRSRVLESKALLYEDDKWKSSHR, encoded by the exons ATGGATTTAGAAGAAGCTTTTCTTGTTGTCGGCGAGTTTGGGCCCTATCAGAAGCGGGCGGTGGCTGTCCTTGCTCTGACACAG GTGTACATGGCCTGTCAGTCCATGCTGATTGTTCTGGTTGGCACTACACCAGCGTATCAGATTGAGCAGGAGGACGGGGTCCCAGCCAGCCAGCAGGAGCTTCCCCAGCGCGTCGTCTTTACAGAGGACATCGACACCATCGTGACGGAG TGGTTTCTCATCAAGCAGCAGGCCTACAAGGTCAGTCTAGCTGGATCTCTGTTCTTCGCCGGCCTTCTGGTGGGGAATATCGTCTTTGGGCCGCTCTCTGACAGGATCGGCAGGAGACCTGTCTACCTGACAG GCCTGTTTTTTGAGGTGGTCTTTGGATATGTGACCGCCTTCGCGCCCAGCTATGAGGTCTTTGCTGTGTCTCGTCTCCTGGTGGGGCTCATGAACGGAGGCATCGGCCTCGTCTGCTTCGTCCTCACTCAGGAGTATGTGGGCAAGTCCTACTGGGCCATGACTG GGACGTTGACCAGCGCCACTTTTGCTGTCGGCATCGCCCTCTTTGGAGTTCTGGGCTACTTGATCCAGCCGTGGAGGATCCTGGCCACAGCGGCCAACTCGTCCGGTGTCTtgttcttcctgctgtctgt CACTCTGCCAGAGTCCCCTCGCTGGCTGTTCTCTCAGGGTCAGACGGATCGAGCTGAGGAG GTCCTGCGCTACATGGCGCTGAGGAACGGCAAGGCCGCCAACAACCTGACACTACAACGCACCGCCGGCGCCAAAGCCAGTAAGCCCGAGAAGAGGGACGCAGGAGTCCTGCAGCTGGTCATCCATCCAGTCCTCCGTCCGAGGACCGTCGTGCTCATGTATATCTG gTATGCGTGCAGTCTGGTGTACTACGGGTTGACTCTGGGCGCCGGTGACATGTCTGGTAGTCGTTATGTGAACGTAGCCATGTACGGCCTGGTGGAGCTGCCCGCTTACCCGCTCTGCGTCTATTTCATCAACAAGCActg GGCTGGGAGGAGGAAAAGCATGGCCAGCTTCCTGTGTCTGGCCGGCTCTGCCTGCCTCTGCACCATGTTCATCCCCGAAAACGCAg gaaCCTTCCTGAACATCACGTCGTTGGCGCTTGTGGGAAAACTGATGGTTAGCGCAGCGTTCAACATCGCCTACGTGTACACCTCTGAACTCTACCCTACAGTCATCAG gaaCGCTGGTTTAGGAGTTTGTTCCATGTCATGCAGGGTTGGAGGAATCCTCGCGCCGTTCGTTCCCTCCATG CGGGCTCTCCACACCTCCATGCCCTTCACTGTGTTCTGTCTGAGTGGCCTGTCTGCAGGCTGCCTGGGCCTCCTGCTGCCCGAGACCCTCAACAAACCTGCAGCAGAAACTCTGGAGGAGCTGAGCAGCCCGAGTCGCAGCCGAGTGCTGGAGAGCAAG GCTCTTTTGTATGAAGATGACAAATGGAAATCAAGCCACAGGTGA
- the kif11 gene encoding kinesin-like protein KIF11 — protein sequence MASHNLSGVKRDEKGRNIQVVVRCRPFNTTERKSSYGVIDCDANRKEVMVRTGGMNDKASRKTYTFDMVFGPAAKQIEVYRSVVCPILDEVIMGYNCTVFAYGQTGTGKTFTMEGERSPNEQFTWEEDPLAGIIPRTLHQIFEKLSENGTEFSVKVSLLEIYNEELFDLLSPTEDVNERLQLFDDPRNKRGVVVKGLEEVTVHNKDEVYQILERGAAKRRTASTLMNAYSSRSHSVFSVTIHMKEITLDGEELVKIGKLNLVDLAGSENIGRSGAVDKRAREAGNINQSLLTLGRVITALVEKRPHVPYRESKLTRILQDSLGGRTKTSIIATVSPSSSNLEETLSTLDYASRAKNIMNKPEVNQKLTKRTLIKEYTEEIERLKRDLAATRDKNGVYLSAENYESMMGQITSQDEQTAELTDKIAAMEEELKRVTELFMDSKTKLEQCTVDLDEKQQRLAEASQDLQQTKEKLSEEELICSELNSIQESLHSTAGQLLSTADASTSDVSGLHAKLDRKNKVEQHNRQIQQSFAERMDGAFSSMQRCVQQQGAEHHSMMSSYSEAIDGLLVTNHAALKGALTTMETFVGGVGRLVAEGVGRCQDRVQQQETLCLQDKETLLQLLEEHRQDMEEALMARTLMGLTAVQELSDSLRATVETQRTLANKVEAMKEVGVFFSGLVQELARLREATVQGLSSLQAEHDKLEDEIRRAQERHQAGMKQTIQCLQDQLNLLTLEAQQDFTDLCSASKSLQKPLQILQENLSSGCGAVERRASAQADLLSSTSSSLASSLRLTTDESQQTLEEMAGCSSHLRSSVSGLLERDLQWSSRLREHAETQAQEHQSMMGVILTEAQTLHQNVERCCTEQLQTAGEELSGQQEEVKQALTAVQNQTSQIRTVLDQQRVELQERMETNQQLVHSFLQEELQQDVPTGTTPQRREFVYPRQLMKLQSRCELLESLRRQQRELRAAMEEEEEEPEEEEEDKHSQVDHDSLEDELSTCNESLATEPSFIDENLVFNESKRVPFFKQKKGGKKESKIPARSKASESEAASTPQKSRLPLRCQN from the exons atGGCTTCACACAACCTGAGCGGAGTTAAACGGGATGAGAAGGGGAGAAACATCCAGGTCGTGGTCCGATGCAG GCCTTTTAACACGACGGAGCGCAAGTCGTCATATGGCGTCATTGACTGCGATGCAAACAGGAAGGAGGTGATGGTGAGGACGGGAGGGATGAACGACAAGGCGTCACGAAAGACGTACACGTTTGATATG GTGTTTGGTCCAGCTGCCAAACAGATTGAAGTGTACAGGAGCGTCGTTTGTCCCATTCTGGACGAAGTCATCATGGGATACAACTGCACTGTTTTTGC CTACGGTCAGACTGGGACGGGAAAGACGTTCACCATGGAGGGCGAGAGGAGTCCCAATGAGCAGTTCACCTGGGAGGAG gaCCCCCTGGCTGGCATCATCCCCAGAACCCTGCACCAGATCTTTGAGAAGCTCTCTGAGAACGGCACCGAGTTCTCAGTGAAAGTCTCGCTGCTGGAGATCTACAACGAGGAGCTGTTTGACCTGCTCAGCCCCACCGAGGACGTCAACGAGCGGCTGCAGCTCTTTGACGACCCGCGCAACAAG cGAGGCGTAGTGGTGAAGGGTCTGGAGGAGGTGACCGTTCACAACAAGGATGAAGTTTATCAGATCCTCGAGAGAGGAGCCGCCAAGAGGAGGACGGCCTCCACGCTCATGAACGCCTACTCCAG tcgCTCCCACTCTGTGTTCTCAGTCACCATTCACATGAAGGAGATCACTCTGGACGGAGAGGAGCTGGTGAAGATCGGCAAACTCAATCTG GTGGATCTCGCCGGCAGCGAAAACATCGGACGTTCGGGTGCGGTGGACAAACGAGCTCGCGAGGCGGGAAACATCAACCAATCCCTGCTGACTCTGGGCAGAGTGATCACCGCGCTGGTGGAGAAAAGGCCCCACGTCCCATACAG AGAGTCTAAACTGACCAGAATCCTGCAGGACTCGCTGGGAGGACGAACAAAAACCTCCATCATCGCCACCGTTTCGCCGTCTTCCAGCAACCTGGAA gagaCTCTGAGCACGCTGGACTACGCCAGCAGAGCCAAGAACATCATGAACAAACCTGAGGTCAACCAGAAACTCACCAAGAGGACACTCATCAAG GAGTACACGGAGGAGATCGAGCGTCTGAAACGTGACTTGGCTGCCACTCGGGACAAGAACGGAGTTTATCTGTCAGCAGAAAACTACGA gagtATGATGGGTCAGATCACCTCTCAGGACGAGCAAACTGCTGAGCTGACTGACAAGATTGCTGCCATGGAGGAGGAACTCAAGAGG GTGACTGAGCTGTTCATGGACAGTAAAACCAAACTGGAGCAGTGCACCGTGGACCTGGACGAGAAGCAGCAGAG GCTGGCGGAGGCGAGTCAGGACCTGCAGCAGACCAAAGAGAAGCTGAGTGAGGAGGAGCTGATCTGCTCAGAGCTCAACTCCATCCAGGAGAGCCTGCACAGCACGGCAGGGCAG CTGCTGAGCACAGCAGACGCCAGCACCAGCGACGTGTCGGGTCTCCACGCCAAGCTGGACAGGAAGAACAAG GTGGAGCAGCACAACAGGCAGATCCAGCAGAGCTTTGCCGAGCGGATGGATGGAGCGTTCAGCAGCATGCAGCGCTGCGTTCAGCAGCAAGGAGCCGAACACCACAGCATGATGAGCAGCTACTCGGAGGCCATCG ACGGTTTGCTGGTGACGAACCACGCGGCACTGAAGGGAGCGCTGACCACCATGGAGACCTTTGTGGGTGGGGTCGGGCGGCTTGTAGCCGAGGGTGTTGGCCGATGCCAGGACAgggtgcagcagcaggagacgCTCTGTCTGCAGGACAAGGAGACGCTGCTGCAACTGCTG GAGGAGCATCGACAGGACATGGAGGAGGCCCTGATGGCTCGCACTCTGATGGGTCTGACAGCCGTCCAGGAGCTCAGCGACAGTCTGAGAGCCACAGTGGAGACGCAGCGAACTCTGGCCAACAAG GTGGAGGCGATGAAGGAGGTGGGCGTGTTCTTCAGCGGCTTGGTTCAGGAGCTGGCCCGGCTGCGGGAGGCCACCGTGCAGGGCCTGAGCTCACTGCAGGCTGAACACGACAAGCTGGAGGACGAGATCAGACGGGCACAGGAGAGACACCAGGCG GGTATGAAGCAGACCATCCAGTGCCTGCAGGACCAGCTCAACCTGCTGACCTTGGAGGCCCAGCAGGACTTCACTGATCTGTGCTCGGCCTCCAAGTCTCTGCAAAAACCTCTCCAGATCCTACAGGAGAACCTCAGCAG CGGCTGTGGTGCAGTAGAGAGACGGGCCTCGGCCCAGGCagatctcctctcctccacctcctcctctctggcctCCTCTCTTCGTCTGACCACCGATGAGAGCCAGCAGACGCTGGAGGAGATGGCAGGCTGCTCCTCTCACCTCCGCAGCTCTGTGTCTG GTCTGCTGGAACGTGATCTCCAGTGGAGCTCCAGACTCAGGGAGCATGCAGAGACTCAGGCCCAGGAGCACCAGTCCATGATGGGGGTGATTTTGACTGAAGCTCAGACCCTCCATCAG AACGTGGAAAGGTGCTGCACAGAACAGCTGCAAACAGCTGGGGAGGAGCTATctggacagcaggaggaggtgaaacagGCTCTGACCGCTGTGCAGAACCAGACCTCCCAGATCCGGACTGTCCTGGACCAACAGCGGGTGGAGCTCCAGGAGCGCATGGAGACAAACCAACAGCTGGTCCACAGCTTTCTACAGgaagagctgcagcaggacGTTCCCACAG GTACCACCCCTCAGCGCCGGGAGTTTGTGTATCCCAGGCAGCTGATGAAGTTGCAAAGCCGCTGTGAGCTGCTGGAGAGCctgaggaggcagcagagggagctgCGAGCTgccatggaggaggaagaggaggagccagaggaggaggaggaggacaaacacAGCCAGGTTGACCAC GACTCTCTGGAGGATGAGCTCAGCACCTGCAACGAAAGTTTGGCCACAGAGCCGTCCTTCATCGACGAGAACCTTGTCTTCAACGAGAGCAAACGTGTTCCCTTCTTCAAG CAAAAGAAGGGCGGTAAGAAGGAGTCGAAGATCCCTGCCAGGTCGAAAGCATCAGAAAGTGAAGCTGCGTCAACGCCTCAGAAGTCCAGACTGCCACTCCGCTGTCAGAATTAA
- the LOC124065930 gene encoding SLAM family member 5-like — MKLKNYRCDWLEILVAVRPLKGQFRPACLNSAVLPQENELICDMEKRATFLLLLVKLCFAVAEDPPSYGAVGGKLNLRPVFTAPITSILWKHNTDLLAEWNTADGFTYYGTFKGRTTLDNSTAHLEISNLNQADSGSYSVEINNVPQLKINTVKVINKVPKPSVWISPVSCGPSSMMCTFSCEGETDGAEPVTYSWKMGDGAWEPSVKERDISRLEIKLDKTVTCRMKNPISEKESEPMTNPFYK; from the coding sequence ATGAAGCTCAAAAACTAtcgctgtgattggctggagaTACTGGTGGCTGTCCGACCCCTGAAGGGGCAGTTCCGACCTGCTTGTTTAAATAGCGCAGTTTTACCACAGGAGAATGAACTGATCTGTGACATGGAGAAACGAGCCACCTTTTTGCTCCTGTTGGTGAAGCTGTGCTTTGCTGTAGCTGAAGACCCGCCATCATACGGCGCTGTTGGCGGTAAGCTAAACCTGAGGCCTGTTTTCACTGCACCGATCACCAGCATCCTGTGGAAACACAACACCGATCTGCTGGCCGAATGGAACACCGCTGATGGGTTCACTTACTATGGTACGTTTAAGGGTCGCACAACCCTGGACAACAGCACTGCACATTTGGAAATCTCAAACCTGAATCAAGCTGACTCGGGTTCCTATTCAGTGGAAATCAACAACGTTCCCCAGCTGAAGATCAACACTGTTAAGGTCATCAATAAAGTGCCAAAGCCTTCTGTTTGGATCTCACCAGTTTCATGTGGGCCATCATCGATGATGTGCACGTTTAGCTGTGAAGGAGAAACTGACGGAGCTGAACCTGTCACCTACAGCTGGAAGATGGGAGACGGAGCCTGGGAGCCGTCGGTCAAGGAGAGAGACATCAGTAGGCTTGAGATAAAGCTGGATAAGACGGTCACCTGCCGGATGAAGAACCCAATCAGTGAGAAGGAGAGTGAACCCATGACAAATCCgttttacaaataa
- the LOC124065928 gene encoding SLAM family member 7-like, whose product METSATFLLLLVKLCFAVAEDPPSYDAVGGKLNLRPEFTAPIISILWKHNTDLLAEWNTADGFTYYGTFKGRTTLDNSTAHLEISKLNQTDSGSYSVEINSVLQTKIYTVKVINEVPKPSVWIAPASCGPALTNCTFTCGGETKGAEPVAYSWKMGDGAWEPSVKERDISRLEIKLDKTVTCRMKNPISEKESEPKENPFYKEDYGLGVGEIIGIVIFVIFIIVVLCGLAYWKKDPIMARFGVVKGDSQGGNAGNTERSPPKSEEGKLLEPKATSNETSK is encoded by the coding sequence ATGGAGACCTCCGCCACCTTTTTACTCCTGTTGGTGAAGCTGTGCTTTGCTGTAGCTGAAGACCCGCCATCATACGACGCTGTTGGCGGTAAGCTAAACCTGAGGCCTGAATTCACTGCACCGATCATCAGCATCCTGTGGAAACACAACACCGATCTGCTGGCCGAATGGAACACCGCTGATGGGTTCACCTACTATGGTACGTTTAAGGGTCGCACAACCCTGGACAACAGCACTGCACATTTGGAAATCTCAAAGCTGAATCAAACCGACTCAGGTTCCTATTCAGTGGAAATCAACAGCGTTCTCCAGACGAAGATCTACACTGTTAAGGTCATCAATGAAGTGCCAAAGCCTTCTGTTTGGATCGCACCAGCTTCATGTGGCCCTGCATTGACGAATTGCACGTTTACCTGTGGAGGAGAAACTAAGGGAGCTGAACCTGTCGCCTACAGCTGGAAGATGGGAGACGGAGCCTGGGAGCCGTCGGTCAAGGAGAGAGACATCAGTAGGCTTGAGATAAAGCTGGATAAGACGGTGACCTGCCGGATGAAGAACCCAATCAGTGAGAAGGAGAGTGAGCCCAAGGAAAATCCGTTTTACAAAGAAGATTATGGACTTGGGGTTGGAGAGATTATTGGCATCGTCATCTTCGTCATCTTCATAATCGTCGTTCTGTGTGGGTTGGCGTACTGGAAGAAAGACCCAATAATGGCTCGATTTGGTGTCGTGAAGGGTGATTCTCAAGGTGGAAATGCTGGTAATACTGAACGTTCACCCCCCAAAAGTGAGGAAGGTAAACTACTTGAACCGAAAGCGACTTCGAATGAGACTTCGAAGTAG
- the LOC124065929 gene encoding TBC1 domain family member 12-like, translated as METTKENGGSLTVDLNENEEEGGGVGGVGKTGLKSYIAFRDHNTALLAGVSGGQEAGSGHSYVTGNGRNVNRDASGQSPPHSREMMLVAAEKHLPGQLTDSCVISGGYSDHSALNGFTESFGQEEPTVVALEGGGGGGGEGGGLGLTGTTVASCPAVLLGRVSTETGRQTWQHPAGESDGEIPNCNDVTPRGETTVDCTGTPLPQDRLPCTGKHQRNCACSAAAASCPHVNMLNGDADRPGCEADVSYCKQSGLFSSPLPDQRLGSCDVDCEEVKVANGGLHIVNTDRATCDGADSDCTPESNADIHYDLGAQQENDAGSGFSLSDRSGALVSKCPEEDAPSAAQPPRFLNPSSPVPSCDSSAMGSSAKLASPCPPTLSSVNSDSPPSEPSTREDEEELSDLSLPVRPQSLRTNLNLAVSLSCDATPLSPDEDGGFYFGDEDYGEDLRNVLEAGRRQSAPDKLPDLTEHSDSSESKLMPKRFGIADFFTRSLFSRKPKEPKVLSHNATGWRLFGRTAAREGDPVKEPASTLSTEQSPQVEQEKDSGGSSCSQLPLAAVRRKNLEFEPLSTTALILEDRPANLPAKSMEETLRHKMEYDEMVAGAKRREMKEAQRKKRQMKERHRQEDSISNAMVVWNTEILPHWDTMKGTRRVRELWWQGLPPSVRGRVWNLAIGNELNITPELYEIFLSRAKEKWRSYSETSSVNDSESEGTSLADRESSLDLIKLDISRTFPSLFIFQKGGPYHDLLHSVLGAYTCYRPDIGYVQGMSFIAAVLILNLEEAEAFITFANLLNKPCQMAFFRVDHELMLKYFAAFEVFFEENLPRLFSHFQTNNLTPDLYLIDWIFTLYSKSLPLDVACRVWDVFCRDGEESLFRTGLGILRLFEDILLQMDFIHIAQFLTRLPEDLQSHTLFAAMANTHMISRNRRWAQVFSALMKDGNKETDRNTSPALRS; from the exons ATGGAAACGACGAAGGAGAACGGAGGGTCGCTTACAGTCGACTTGAATGAGAacgaagaagaaggaggaggagtagggGGAGTGGGCAAAACGGGTCTTAAGTCTTACATCGCATTCAGAGACCACAACACAGCGCTGCTAGCCGGTGTCAGCGGGGGTCAGGAAGCTGGGAGCGGTCACAGTTATGTGACCGGCAACGGGAGGAATGTAAACAGAGACGCCTCAGGACAGTCGCCCCCACACAGCAGGGAGATGATGTTGGTCGCGGCGGAAAAGCACCTCCCTGGCCagttgactgacagctgtgtgaTTTCGGGGGGTTACAGCGACCACAGTGCCCTGAACGGATTTACTGAGTCATTCGGCCAGGAGGAGCCGACAGTTGTTGCgctggaaggaggaggaggaggaggaggagaaggaggaggactcGGCCTCACGGGGACCACAGTCGCTTCCTGTCCAGCTGTGCTCCTGGGTCGGGTTTCGACTGAGACGGGCCGACAGACATGGCAGCATCCTGCTGGTGAGAGCGACGGGGAAATCCCGAATTGTAACGACGTTACACCGAGAGGAGAGACGACTGTCGACTGTACCGGGACTCCTCTCCCTCAGGACCGGCTCCCGTGCACAGGGAAGCACCAGCGGAACTGCGCCTGCTCCGCCGCAGCCGCCTCCTGTCCACATGTAAACATGCTGAACGGGGATGCTGACAGGCCGGGGTGCGAAGCGGATGTCTCTTACTGTAAACAGTCAGGGCTGTTTTCCAGCCCGTTGCCGGACCAGAGACTCGGTTCCTGCGACGTGGACTGTGAGGAAGTGAAAGTAGCCAACGGTGGTTTACACATTGTAAACACTGACAGAGCAACATGTGACGGGGCCGACTCGGACTGCACCCCCGAAAGCAACGCCGACATTCATTACGACCTTGGGGCACAGCAAGAAAACGATGCTGGGTCCGGATTTAGTCTCAGCGACCGCAGCGGAGCTTTGGTCTCCAAGTGCCCCGAGGAGGATGCTCCATCTGCTGCACAGCCCCCTCGTTTCCTCAATCCCTCCTCTCCGGTCCCGTCCTGTGACTCCTCTGCCATGGGATCAAGTGCCAAACTCGCCTCGCCCTGCCCCCCAACCCTCTCCAGTGTGAACAGTGACAGTCCCCCCTCGGAGCCCAGCAccagggaggatgaggaggaactCAGTGACCTTAGTTTACCCGTCAGGCCACAAAGTTTGAGGACTAATCTAAACCTCGCCGTGTCCCTCAGCTGCGATGCCACCCCGCTGTCCCCTGACGAGGATgggggcttttattttggagaTGAGGACTACGGGGAGGACTTGAGGAACGTTTTGGAAGCGGGTCGCAGGCAGAGCGCTCCGGACAAGCTGCCAGACCTGACCGAGCATTCAGACAGTTCAGAGTCCAAGCTGATGCCAAAGAGGTTCGGCATCGCAGATTTCTTCACCAG GAGCCTGTTTTCTAGGAAACCCAAAGAGCCCAAAGTCCTGTCCCATAATGCAACAGGGTGGCGACTGTTCGGCAGGACAGCAGCCAGAGAAGGCGATCCAGTGAAAGAGCCTGCCTCCACGTTGTCCACAGAACAG TCTCCTCAggtggagcaggagaaggacTCAGGCGGGTCCTCGTGCTCTCAGCTCCCCCTGGctgcagtgaggaggaagaacCTGGAGTTTGAGCCTCTTTCCACCACAGCTCTCATCCTGGAGGATCGGCCAGC GAACCTGCCTGCCAAATCTATGGAGGAAACTCTGAGACACAAAATGGAGTATGATGAGATGGTGGCAGGAGCCAAGAGGAGAg AGATGAAGGAAGCCCAGAGGAAGAAGCGTCAGATGaaggagagacacagacaggaggacagcATCTCCAACGCCATGGTCGTCTGGAACACGGAGATCCTGCCGCACTGGGACACCAT gaAGGGAACGAGGCGGGTCAGGGAGCTGTGGTGGCAGGGACTTCCTCCCAGCGTCAGAGGAAGAGTGTGGAACCTCGCCATCGGCAACGAGCTCAACATCACACCAG agCTGTATGAGATCTTCCTGTCCAGAGCCAAAGAGAAGTGGAGGAGCTACAGTGAAACCAGCTCAGTGAATGACAGCGAGAGCG AGGGGACGTCTCTGGCCGACAGAGAGTCCAGCCTGGACCTCATCAAACTGGACATCTCCAGAAccttcccttctctcttcatcttccagAAG GGTGGTCCCTACCACGACCTTCTCCACAGTGTACTGGGGGCTTACACCTGTTACAGACCTGACATCGGCTAC GTCCAGGGCATGTCATTCATCGCTGCTGTGCTGATCCTCAACCTGGAGGAGGCCGAGGCCTTCATCACCTTCGCCAACCTGCTCAATAAGCCCTGTCAGATGGCCTTCTTCAGAGTCGACCATGaactg ATGCTGAAGTATTTTGCAGCCTTTGAGGTTTTCTTCGAGGAGAATCTGCCCCGTCTCTTCAGCCACTTCCAAACCAACAACCTGACCCCTGACCTCTACCTGATCGACTG GATCTTCACTCTGTACAGTAAGTCACTGCCCCTGGACGTGGCGTGCCGGGTGTGGGACGTCTTCTGTCGGGACGGGGAGGAGAGTTTGTTCCGGACTGGGCTGGGGATCCTGCGTCTTTTCGAGGACATCCTGCTCCAGATGGACTTCATCCACATCGCTCAGTTCC